From the genome of Sulfurimonas paralvinellae:
GAGGAGTCTCTGCGTGAGGTCACAAGCGGAAATCTCGATGAGTTTATAATTATTGCAGACTATGACACTATTGCGTCAGGAATCAATAAAATGCTCACAGCGAACACTTTACCCAAACAACTCATCGTACTTGAAAAAATACCTGAAGTTCTAATCGGAAAAAATTTGATCTTACATGGGGTAAAAGCCTATGGAAATACCAGAATGTTAGAGAATCACTTCAGACAAATGCTCAAAACTGTAAGCAGTGGCAAGGTCTGGAGTTATCCAGAATTGACAGCCCAACTCTCCAAACTAAACACGCTCACGTCAGAAGCTCAGTCTATGCTTCATAATAAACTGACAGATAAAGAACAAGAGGTTACGCTACTTATACTTGAAGGACTGACAAACGAAGCGATTGCCAATAAGCTTGACATTACCATTCGTACCGTCAAAGCACATATCGGTTCCATCTTTCAAAAACTTCATGTCAATGACCGTCTTTCCTTAGTACTTTTGTTAAAGCAATAGAACTTTTTCGTTCTATTAGCTTTCATCTACCTGTATATGAGTATCAATTTCTATTGTTACCATTGAACCATCATCATTTTGATGTTCATAGACATCATATGTCTCACCTGTTGTTTCATCAGTAGTCTGAAAATCACCTAATTTCCATTCAGCGTCATCGCCTTTCGTATTTAAAGCAACAGAATCTTCCTCTGTTCCATCAATACGCAAAATATTATCACTATCAGTCATATCCAAAACATCTTCAACATGTAATGAAGTGATGTTTTGACTTCCTTCATCTAGATTAATTGTTTCTATATTGGAAATACTATCACTAAGTGCACTCAAATCTATACTCATATCTTTACTAGCAATCAAGGTATCCAAACCTTCTCCACCGTTTATCATTGCATCATGTATATCTAAGACTATAGTATCATCGCCTGCACCGGCATTTATTCTGTCTGAGCCTGCTCCACCGACAATAGTGTCATCACCACTTGTTCCTGTGATATTATCATTTCCGCTTCCGCCGTCATAGTTATGTACTGCTTCGTTTCCTATGATTGTATCGTTTGAAGCTGTTCCTTTGATTGCATCTACATTGCTGATATTTGTCTCGCTGAAGTCTGATGATGTATTGTGCCATCTATTTCCATCACCTACCTGGATAGTATTCGTTCCTGCGCCGCCATCTATGTTTTCAACTGCACCTGCTTCGAAGTTTTTAAGTCCGATTGTATCATCGGCGTCACCACCTAAAATTGTATCATTACCTTCACCGCCGATGATTGTATCTTGACCGTTATTAGTTCCATTTACTCTGAATGTATCATCGCCGGCTCCACCTTTGAGTGTATCCCAGCCTGCTCCACCGACAATAGTATCATCACCACTTGTTCCTGTGATATTATCATTTCCGCTTCCGCCGTCATAGTTATGTACTGCTTCGTTTCCTATGATTGTATCGTTTGAAGCTGTTCCTTTGATTGCATCTACATTGCTGATATTTGTCTCGCTGAAGTCTGATGATGTATTGTGCCATCTATTTCCATCACCTACCTGGATAGTATTCGTTCCTGCGCCGCCATCTATGTTTTCAACTGCACCTGCTTCGAAGTTTTTAAGTCCGATTGTATCATCGGCGTCACCACC
Proteins encoded in this window:
- a CDS encoding response regulator transcription factor, producing MKTVLLSENENLISEWKNKLQNTKVLTAYDEESLREVTSGNLDEFIIIADYDTIASGINKMLTANTLPKQLIVLEKIPEVLIGKNLILHGVKAYGNTRMLENHFRQMLKTVSSGKVWSYPELTAQLSKLNTLTSEAQSMLHNKLTDKEQEVTLLILEGLTNEAIANKLDITIRTVKAHIGSIFQKLHVNDRLSLVLLLKQ